The DNA region aacttttaagtcattaacagaatggcccactccattaaaatgttggctgaccagtttgtggatccagaagagtgtttttatgtctgttttgtgcccattaactctttgtctaagagagtttgaagtctgtccaatatacaaagcatctgggcattgttgtcacACCATgacatacatgatgttagttgaggataGCTAGATATGTTTGGTACCAGAGAGCAATACTAGCATGTCTCCATAGTTAGCACAAGAATCACAGGTGTGCATGGGTTGCTGCTATATGAAGAATGGTGTTTAGTAAATTAATAACCAACCACATGTTTTTCACTTCACTCACTATCTATCTACCATGCATGATATTAAGTGCGCTTTTTTTATACTTTCAATCAGATATGCAGCACTGACCAGGCCCGAAGAGTTATCGTACAAAGTTATCAACATACAAGCCACCCAGGTATGCCCATTGTATTTCAGATAATTGAGCTTTGTCATTTCTGTGTTTGAAAAACTAAAGATGGATTTGATACATTTAAAGAATATTAAATGTATTCTGACAAAACCCAGTGAGGACCACAGAAATGTAAGTTATGTGCAGAGTTAGGAATTACAAAGTAATAGAATTTGTGGAGATATTTGCAACTGTATCTCCTTTACCCACCTGCCAAAGTTTTTAAACTGTAAAGACTATAGAGAAGGCAGAACTGACGAACCATTTACCTTCTCCTGTTGCCCTGTACCTGCAGATTCCCCAGTGCTCAACTTTAAGCAGGTAATTAAGAATGTCACCTGTGTTTTTGTGTTCTGATCCCATTTCTACTGGCTGCACAGCACAGAACTGAAAGGACAGGCTCCATCATTAGGTGTTTTAAGGGAAAGGCCATGGCTAGTATTATTAACCAATGGGGGAAAGAGTGCCATGCAATTGGTTTTTATTTGTAGCATTTACAAAACTGATCATTCACCTATGGTTACAAACAGAAGACTTAATTAGTTGTTGCCTGGATccttcagggcaggaggctggtgttgctggggagtgcaggagtcagggcaggccaTGGGGATGTGAGGATCTCATGGCTGGAGGCAtcggggtgcaggagtcagagcagggccatggggatGTGAGGATCTCCAGGCTAGAGGCATTGAGGGTGCTGGAGTCAGGAGGAGGTTGGGGAGGTTTTCAGGACAGGGCTGAAGATGCGGGGAGTCCAAGAGTGAGGACTGGgagtgaggagaggctcagggtgggtgtggttgaggagtcagggcagagggtgaggacggactcagagcaggggctggggatgcagaaATCTGGGCAGGAGATTGGGAAGAGCCAGAGGTCAGGGgatgggggctcaaggcaggaggagggtgtgATGGGCCTGCTTTTCCCCCTGGGCGGCATGGACCGTGCATCCTGCCTACTGGCTTATCCCTTAGGCCAGGAGCTGCTCACCCTGCCATAGGGCTTCTACCTGAgccagccaggggtggggaggagacccgggctgggaggggctgcacacCTTTCCCACCAGCTTATccccagggagggcaggagagtcccagggcaggaagggtcCATATAGGCTCACACTCCCCAGTCCTTATTCAGGAGCCACAGGAGGGTGGCACTCCCCAAGCTGGACCTGTGGGATGAGGAGGCCGGGCAGGCTGACTGGAGAGGGGGCATGCTGGGTGATCCAGCAGTACGGGGGTCTAGCCTGTGGCTCCTCTGCGGGGTGGCAGGGCTTTCTCTCCTCACCCTGCCACCCGGTGGGGCCTTTTCTCTGTGCTTTCATTCTagtggggatgtctctccccttctcctccaccccacatCCAGCAGGAGCCTATTCCCTTTGCCCCCCATCCCATAGGGCTTTCTACCTCTCCTCCCCCCCAACTCTGGTGCTGCAGCCAAAGAGGGCAGCGGGCCAGTTAACCAGTCCAGTGGCTGGCAAgatggccagccccagcctcagctggccaCTCTCAGTGGCATAGCTGCCCACAGTGGTCACTTTACAGTATAGCATCAcctctctctgtcccctccctttccatgttctagaAAACATACCTATTCCAGGCcctttccattttcctggcacaaccaaaccctgactttactttaagttaggataagaggaagctgtgtaccaaatTTAGTGGTTTTAGCATGTACAGTTTCAGAGGAGTAACAAATAGATACATGGATGGATGGACTCTCGGACAGACAAATGCATTCTAATATATGGACAGATGTATAAAATTCAAAGCACTCAGGGCTTTTCTAAGGTTATGACAACAGTTCTAAATTTTGTTATATTTTGAACCTGAAATCTTGAGATGAACTCTCTGAATGGAGTTATGTTGACAATAATTGTGAAATTAAGAATTTAGATAttgtaagggttttttttcccccctccttttaAACAGGACCAACAGCAGAATGAGCAGCTGGCTCGAATCATGGGAGAGTTTGAGGTGGCAGATCAGCCCAGTCAGAGCATGAGCAAGGGAGACGATTTACTGGCTATGATGGATAAACTGTGATACTCTGCTTCTCAGAGGCAGAACAAGCTGTTTATTTAGTCACAATTTGATGcagacagacacctgctgctaGTCTCCTATCACATGGAGTTGTAACGATTCCTGTTTGTGTCATGACTGATTGCACAGGACAGCCTCAGTCCCCAGAATCACAGGCTGGATGGCACTGATACACAGTCCACCAAAACCACTCTGCtctgtgtgactttttttttttaattcctttactTTCTGTGAAAGCTCTAGATTGTTCCACGCCTCAGATTTAGAAGCTTGAGTAATTAAAGCGGAAGTGAGCATTCATGTAGCACCCTTACCTGTTGCAGTGGGAAGTCCGGTTACTTTAGATACCATTTACAATGGGAAATGTGATGTTTGGTGTAACATATACCAGCTTGTGTGTGGTTCTTAAGCACTCTTGGAAGGAATGGCTCTTTCTCCTTGCCAGTTGAAGCCAGAACAGATTGTGTTTGCTTGAATTCATGGAGCTAGCTGTCTGACCACTGTTAAACAGCAGCaacctgtgttttgttttttttttgtttgttttttttttgctgtagtcaTAAAAATGAGAGGCCTAGAAATGACTTGCTGTCAAAGGAGTGTCTTATGAACTTAAAGgatattttttcccccacttttcaGTAAGGTACATTACCATGTCACTGTTTGTTTCTGCCTCCACCTTGAACCAGGAGATTCCTGTGTAAGAGTTCTTCAGAAATATGGTCCTGAGTGCATAGGTTTTTCTGCTTTAGAAATGGTCGGAATAAATCTGTTGCACTGTGCCCCTAAACGTTGTCGACCATTTTTCTTACATCCCTTTTGTGATGAGCCTCTTTACACAGGTGGCAGCGTGAAATTAACTTTCAATTGGATCCCTCGTCTACTCTGCTGTGCACAAGGAACAGGGAATCCTCTCTCAGCTTGTCCATATGCACAAGGCGGCTGATGGCACTCTAGAGACTACCATGTTACTAAGGTGTTGCCacactccttgtttttgctggaaCAGACTGACACGACTGCCTCTGGAAGCCAGCTGTCGGCGTAAGGGGATTTAGTGCTAGTGCAAGGCCGACGGTAGCCCAAGGGTCCAGTAATCTGCCCTGGCATGGGTGAGGCTGGGGCACTGCATTGGTATCGGGAGAACGCCCCTAACGTGCAGCTGAGTAAAGGAGGCCGCGGAGGGTGCTGCCTGCAGGCTGGCGAGGCCCCAGCACCAaggcagggccagccccaggcTCGGGGAGGGATGGCAGGAGCCACCAGGGCCAGGCGAGTCCGGGAGATGCGGGGAGGTCTAGGGCttgcatgggggttggggggagcagatGCAAGGATAGTTCCATAGCCCGAGGGGGGGCGATTGGGAGGTTCCATGGCCTGGGAGGGAAGGTCAGGGAGGTTCCATGGCTTGCACGTGGGGAGGGAGAGATGCAAGGATAGTTCCatagcccgggggggaggggggaattgggAGGTTCCATGGCTTGCACGTGGGGAGGGAGCGATGCAAGGATAGTTCCAtagcccggggggagggggaaattggGAGGTTCCATGGCTTGCACGTGGGGAGGGAGCGATGCAAGGATAGTTCCAtagcccggggggagggggaaattggGAGGTTCCATGGCTTGCACGTGGGGAGATCCAACATAGAGCAGAGGGGGGGAATGGGGAGGTTCCAGGGCTTGCAAGGGGGCCAGCTGTGGGGGAGGTACCTTGGTGCATGTCGAGGGAAGGTGAGGAGGGTTCCCTGGCCGGTGGCAGGGAGGCTGAATGGCCCGGGCTGGGCGAGGAGGAATGGGAGGGTTCAAGGCCGGGGCGGGAGTAAGGGAAACGTGGGGAGGTCCCCTGGCCCGTCCCGGAGAGGGGAGTGGTAGGTTCCACGGCCCgccccagggaggggagaggtgaTTCCATGGCCCGCGCCGGAGGGGGGATTGGAAGGTTCCATAGCCCGCGCCAGAGGGGGGAGATGACGGCGCCAGCGGACGAAGGCAGGCGGAAGGGCGGGCTCTCAGTCCCGCGCTCCGCTGTGGTCTCCCCGCCCACAAGCCAATGGTGCGGTCGCcccgcccgccccctccccccccgcgctGCAAGGGGCGGAAGGGGGCCTGGGCCTTGCCGGTTGATCGCTCACTGCGCAGGCGCGCGGTCCGGTGCGCTCCGCGGCGGGTAAGGCAGCGGCCGGGTCCCCTGACAGCGGGGACGGGGGGGGACTGCGGGGGCGGGGCCAAACCCGGGCGCTCTGATGCGGGGGCGGGGCCAGACgggcaccccacccacccccatcagtggCCGCTGAGCAGAGGCcggccaggctgcctggcacgGGGTGTGCACACGCGCGTGGCTCTGTGCTTGCACACGCACGTGTGTCCGTGCCCGCTCGCGACTGGCACGTCAGTGTGCACACGGCGGGGGTGGGAATACGTCCTGCTTGTTGTCCACTGACGCCCAAGACGTGCCAGGTGCTCACACCGGCCGGCCCTGGCCCGCACACGAGCAGCCGGGTGAGCCGGGCacggccctgcacccccagcggGTCTGGCCCAGGTGGGCTGGCACAGGGTGAGTTAACTTCAAAGGGCTGCCTTGCCGTTTCGGCACAAGCTGCGCCATTGGCCAAGTGGGGGAGCCGGGTGTTAGTGCCatagggctgggactggggagtACGGGGTCTAGTGGGAGGGAGGGCACTAGCCACGCTCTTTCCCAATCCATCACAGGTCCGTAGCGACACGGTTACTACCCGCAGTGGCTCTCTGGCTCCGTCCAGCTCCCAGTGCACGCTTCGCAAAAGTTAAACCTTGCAACCCCCTTGCGATGGAAGGTGTGTTTTATAGGTAGACAAACAGAGGAGGGCAGGCTTGGTGAATGGCATTTAAAACTAGACAAACTTAGATTGGAAATATGGCTTATCTTTGTAACCAGTGGAACAGTTTACCAGGGATCCTGGTGGATTCCCCATCAATAATGGATTTACAATCAAGGTTGGAGGTTGTCCTATGAGAACTGCTCTAGGAAGTATTTTGTGGGCTCTGTGGCCCCTACTAGACAGGAAATGAGACTAGATCAGCCATGGGCAACAAAGGCTAGTTAATGGGACACAtgggtggccctccttcatctcaatgggtCACAAGATTGCTGTAACCACGATGGCCTCCCAGAACAgtctggttctctgtgtcttaaatattgagtctgttctggtctggctatggtctgaagaagtggatctgtcccacgaaagctcacctaataaactattttgctagtctttaaagtgctacttgactgctttttgttttgatagtgtatagactagcacagcttcctctctgttaccagaaCAGAGTAGTTTTTCTAACTGCACTTGTGCACcttgaatttgcagggtgtgctgactgaCCACTAGCAGCTCTTTGATTGGAGCCAGAGCAGGCACACAGCtctctcaatggccgtgtctacacgtgccccaaacttcaaaatggccacgcaaatggccgtttcgaagtttactaatgaagcgctgaaatgcatattcggcgcttcattagcatgcgggcggccacggcacttcgaaattgacgcgcctcgccgtcacgcgtcttgtccagacagggctccttttcgaaaggacgccgcctacttcgaagtccccttattcccatgagcattagctgcccacatgttaatgaagcgctgaatatgcatttcagctcttcattagtaaacttcgaaatggccatttgcgtggccatttcgaagtttggggaacgtgtagaggtagccaatGGGTGACAATCACCCATCTCACTTCCCCACCCTTGCCCTTTGAGTGTGTCACCTTAGTAATATCCGAGATACCTATGCGGATGGCAACCTTTGGAATCTGGCAAGCCTACACATGGGCCACAGTAAACAAAGTATCTCGTGTGCCACATATAGGACCCTTATGAGTCGCGTGTGCTCTTGGACCACAGATTTCCCATTCCAGGACAATATTATTGGCTTTGGAATCTATGGCTCTACAACTCATAGGTCCCTGCTCAGCTTTCTAGAACTTCCTGCTTTCAGAAGAGTGCATATCCCAAAACATTCCACAAGAGGTGCTGAATGCCTCAGTAttttctgatgcatctgatgaagtgagtctgtgctcacgaaagctcatgctcaaaacttttctgttagtctataaggtgccacaggacccttcggtgCTGTTTCAGTATTTTCGTGTCTCAGCAGAATGGCTAAATGGGATTGAGACAATTCACATTTCTCCTTtagagggcaggagggaggcattTTGTGGGTCTGAAGCTTGCTCCTGTTCTTGATGTACTTGTAGAGAGAACCAGAAGTATCCATCTCAGGGTTGTCAGGGCAGCCCTACACACCAGTGCTAACCTAAACTCAAAAGCTTTAGTGATGCAAATAATGAGTTCCCAACAGACTGTCCCAAACTTCGCAGAAGTCAGTACTAGccaaggctgggggtgggcagtagAAGAAAGCAGTGGGACCTGACAGAGAGAAGTAACATGAGGTGAATTCAACAAGTGTCACATAGGCTGGTCTTGCTCTTTTCCTAGCTGGATAGTGCTGCACAATGGAAATCAGCCACTCTGTCAAAGAGCGTACCAttgctgagaacagcctggtCATCCTACTCCAGGGCATCCATGGCTACGTCACTACAGTTGATCTCCGTGACGAGAGCACAGCCGTGGGCCGCATCACCAACGTGGATGCCTTTATGAACATTCGCCTGGCCGAGGTGACTTTCACAGATAGACAAGGACGAGTCTCCCAACTGGATGACCTGTTTGTGACGGGCAGGAACGTTCGCTATGTCCATATCCCTGATGAAGTGGATATCAGGGCCACAGTGGAGAAGCAGCTGCAGTTGATCCATAAGGTGCGCTACTTCGGTGGCCGAGACAAAGGGAGAAAGGAATTCCCTACTGCCCGGCACAAGTAAACTCTCCAACCTGAAGCTAGGGCTTACAGTGCTGTTATAACATCATTCCTCCTGCCGCTCCAAATTCTGTACAGGAAATCCTACTGTCTCTCTTGCTGTGGTTGCAAAGACAAGAACAAGCATGTCTCATCCTGAGAGAGCCCCCTGGCTGCTTTTGCAGGTTCGTCTGACTGTTGCAGAGACTTTTTGTTTCTTAGGGCAGATGATGGTGTtggagtgggctgggaggctgcagaaaAGGGCTCTTctgtaggggttttttttttttaaatgcctgttTGAGATCTTCTGTTTTTCCTGCTTCCCTGGCATCTAAGGAGCAGGATGACACGGTTTTGGATCCTTTCTCATTCTCAGGTTGATCAGTaaacatttttcaaataaaaccTTTGGCCACAAACCAACAAGCTTCTTCTGTGTTATTAGAGAACAGCAAAAAGTCTAGTGGCatcttacagaccaacagatattttggagcataagttttcgtgggcaaaggcccacttcatcagatgcatctgatgaagtgggcctttgcccacgaaaacttatgctccaaaatatctgttggtctgtaagatgccacaagactttttgtggTGTTAGGTTTCTCCAGTGCCTTTTTTCAACCCTGCTGACCTGCTAGATTGGGCCGttgttgtatttttattttcatgagTGGCTGCTGATTTCCATGATCACATGCATCTTTGCTCACCAGCTGAGATGTGAGAATTCACTGCCTTCTCTCCATTCAGATGTTAGAACCAGAAGGATACTCCTGAGGGGGAAGGCAAGGTGGACGTcttgggccaggaggcaggggagagggctAGCTAGCAGCGATAACTGGTTTATAAAATGACCCCTCATTTCTCACCTTGTGTTATCCAAAGGCAAGAAGTGGTTTTGTCCCTGCAATAGACCGGGAAGGCCTAGATCACAACCAAGCAAAACTGTagctgtgctgcctttccctAGCTGATAGACCCTGTAATCGCTGAAGTCCTGATTGAAAATTAAAGTGCCAGGGATTGTTCAGGTGCTGAGTGCAACCTTGCTCCCTGTGCACCTTCAGGCCTGCGTCCGAGTGACTGCACAGCTCCTGCTGAGAGCAGCATGGGCGTgaagtggcaggggtggcagcagagtCCCTCAAAGGATGAGCTGTGCTGGCTGTGGGAAGCAATGAGAGCACCACTCCTGATCATCTCTGTCAAATGCAGCACACGCATGTGAACACCTTGCACAGCCGTTTTCTCAAGAGCTTCCAAAGTCCAAGAAAGGCTGCTTCAGACAGACTGCTCGAGAGTGCCACGGTGCCGGTTAGCAGCGCACATCCCAACTGCAGCTCACTCGAACTCAGCCCCTTTCTTGTCCTCCAGTGCTGCCCTGGATGTTAGGCATCAGGTGCTGTTTTAGTTCCCACAGCAGTGGCAAGGCCAGCCGCGTTTACTCTGCTCCCACGCTTTTGTGGGTTTGGATTCTGGCACCAGGATGGATTTCCACTGTTCTGAGTGTTAATCTGCTCAAGAGCAGCTGACCTTTCTCAATGGGCTCCTCTTTAAGGAGGAGTATTCCTTCTAGAAAGCCCTCTCTGTTAACTTCCCCAGTGATCTGAAGGTCCCTAGCTAGTGTGGACTTTCCATAATTTGCACATTCAAACTCCTGGTGTTTTACAAATATCCACCTTTGATATCTGCAGGAACAGAATATGTCCACCTTAATCTGTTTCACTAACAgttggtcctactagtgacaggtatcttcctccagctctcctcctcctcccccacccccgaccacTCCCTACtgtataaatcctggattctggTTTTCCATTCCATTGCCatccgaagaagtgggttttgTGTGAAGCCTGCCGCTGCTGGTGCTCTTTCGAATGTGTTCTGAGCTCATGGGCTTGCTCAGCCTTTTCTGCATTGTTTTGGGTGCGTGAAGCATGCAAGCCTTGTGCTGTGACTGTACATTGTGACCAAAGgacagaaacatgctgccaggaGTGATGTGCTGCTTGGCTCAATGAAAGCACAGAGCAGCCATGATTCCTGGAGCTTGCTATTTTGGGGTCATACAGTGACATGCCTGTGTTGCTTGG from Carettochelys insculpta isolate YL-2023 chromosome 24, ASM3395843v1, whole genome shotgun sequence includes:
- the LSM10 gene encoding U7 snRNA-associated Sm-like protein LSm10, whose amino-acid sequence is MEISHSVKERTIAENSLVILLQGIHGYVTTVDLRDESTAVGRITNVDAFMNIRLAEVTFTDRQGRVSQLDDLFVTGRNVRYVHIPDEVDIRATVEKQLQLIHKVRYFGGRDKGRKEFPTARHK